In Spirosoma aureum, a single genomic region encodes these proteins:
- a CDS encoding PQQ-dependent sugar dehydrogenase, giving the protein MKLMNAFLLLTTLWFSFTSQRSPQLWSEQRTDAPDSSRFTAMQLVQGLDEPMGMGILPNNNVLIVERKGGVRLYDAELKQLKTIAHINVFSGIEDGLLGWLLIRILCRTTGFIFITELGVKSGLANWLVMN; this is encoded by the coding sequence ATGAAATTGATGAATGCCTTTTTGCTGCTGACGACATTGTGGTTTTCGTTCACGTCGCAGCGATCACCACAGCTCTGGTCGGAGCAGCGAACCGATGCGCCCGACAGTAGTCGCTTTACGGCCATGCAGTTGGTGCAGGGGCTGGACGAACCGATGGGAATGGGCATTTTGCCCAACAACAACGTGTTGATTGTAGAGCGAAAAGGAGGTGTTCGATTATACGATGCTGAGCTTAAACAACTCAAAACCATTGCCCATATCAATGTGTTCAGCGGCATCGAGGATGGGCTTCTGGGGTGGCTGTTGATCCGGATTTTGTGCAGAACAACTGGATTTATCTTTATTACGGAGTTAGGGGTGAAAAGTGGGTTAGCCAACTGGCTCGTTATGAACTGA
- a CDS encoding beta-N-acetylhexosaminidase has product MHKLIVLLLLAVTASAQVPIPALIPAPQTLEPAIGAFAITAQTRLSILTPAPDVRKMVTDNLPGIPTTDMARPTKAITVRLAPVAGVGPEGYDLVVAPTGIILTAPEAAGLFYGLQTIRQLLPVAKSFRDQSVPALHIRDQPRFGWRGLMLDVSRHFFDKAFVKRFIDQMALYKFNVFHWHLTDDQGWRIQINSLPKLTEVGAWRVPRTGRWWDIENPQPGELPSYGGFYTQDDIREIVQYAQERHITVVPEIDMPGHIMSAIAAYPSLTCGKKQVVVPPNGKFYKLEDNTLNPCNDSTYLFIDKVFTEIAQLFPGPYIHVGGDEAYKGFWSSCEECKTTMAANNLSSVEELQSYFIKRVEKIVQSKGKKLIGWDEILEGGLAPDATVMSWRGMKGGIEAAKQGHPVIMTPYQFCYLDLYQGEASAEPSTYGINRLSTSYTFEPVPDSVDVNLILGGQGNLWAESVPNNRHAEYMVWPRAFALAEVLWSPKERRNWPNFVDRMETHFKRFDAQEVNYSRSVYNPIVTLKKHPMGMMEILLSSELPDTYLYYSTDNTVPDDHFPLYTQPFLMPKGADRVKVVAYRNGKPIGRMVEVTLPDMEKRVQ; this is encoded by the coding sequence ATGCATAAATTAATTGTTCTGCTCTTGCTGGCGGTTACGGCTTCGGCCCAGGTACCGATTCCAGCGCTTATTCCTGCTCCACAAACGCTTGAACCAGCTATTGGCGCGTTTGCAATCACCGCCCAAACCCGCCTATCAATACTGACACCCGCCCCCGATGTGCGCAAAATGGTGACGGATAATCTGCCCGGAATTCCGACAACAGATATGGCCAGACCCACCAAAGCCATTACGGTTCGATTAGCTCCCGTAGCGGGCGTAGGGCCGGAAGGGTATGATCTGGTGGTGGCACCAACGGGTATTATTCTGACGGCTCCTGAAGCCGCCGGACTGTTCTATGGTCTGCAAACGATTCGTCAATTGCTGCCTGTTGCGAAATCATTCCGTGACCAGTCAGTTCCGGCTCTGCACATTCGCGACCAGCCCCGGTTTGGCTGGCGCGGATTGATGCTGGATGTGAGTCGTCACTTTTTCGATAAGGCGTTTGTAAAGCGGTTTATCGATCAAATGGCGCTGTACAAATTCAACGTTTTCCACTGGCACCTGACCGACGATCAGGGATGGCGTATTCAGATCAATAGCCTGCCTAAATTGACGGAAGTAGGTGCCTGGCGTGTGCCCCGAACGGGTCGCTGGTGGGATATTGAGAATCCACAACCGGGCGAATTGCCATCGTATGGTGGTTTTTACACGCAGGACGATATCCGTGAAATTGTCCAATATGCTCAGGAGCGACATATCACCGTCGTACCGGAGATCGATATGCCGGGCCACATCATGTCGGCCATTGCGGCTTACCCCAGCCTGACCTGCGGCAAAAAGCAGGTGGTTGTGCCACCCAATGGTAAATTCTATAAACTCGAAGACAATACGCTCAATCCCTGCAACGACAGCACGTATTTGTTCATCGACAAGGTATTCACCGAGATTGCTCAACTATTTCCAGGCCCTTATATCCACGTTGGTGGCGACGAAGCGTACAAAGGTTTCTGGTCCAGCTGCGAGGAGTGTAAAACCACCATGGCTGCCAATAACCTCAGCAGTGTGGAAGAGTTGCAGAGTTATTTCATTAAGCGGGTCGAAAAGATCGTGCAGTCGAAAGGGAAAAAGCTGATTGGCTGGGATGAAATTCTGGAAGGCGGTCTCGCACCCGATGCGACCGTCATGAGCTGGCGTGGTATGAAAGGCGGTATTGAAGCAGCCAAACAGGGCCACCCGGTTATTATGACACCGTACCAGTTCTGTTACCTCGATTTATACCAGGGTGAAGCATCGGCCGAACCCAGTACGTATGGCATCAATCGGCTGAGCACGTCGTACACGTTCGAGCCGGTTCCCGACAGCGTCGATGTTAACTTAATTCTGGGTGGGCAGGGCAATCTCTGGGCTGAAAGTGTACCGAATAACCGCCATGCCGAATACATGGTCTGGCCACGGGCGTTTGCCCTGGCCGAGGTGTTATGGTCGCCAAAAGAACGGCGGAACTGGCCCAATTTTGTCGATCGGATGGAAACTCATTTCAAGCGATTCGATGCGCAGGAGGTGAATTACTCGCGTAGTGTCTACAACCCGATTGTTACGCTGAAAAAACACCCAATGGGCATGATGGAAATCTTGCTTAGTAGTGAGCTGCCCGATACTTATCTTTATTATTCGACGGATAATACGGTGCCTGACGACCATTTTCCTTTGTATACCCAGCCTTTCCTGATGCCAAAAGGGGCCGATCGGGTAAAGGTTGTGGCCTACCGGAATGGAAAACCCATCGGACGCATGGTTGAAGTCACGTTGCCCGATATGGAAAAACGCGTTCAGTAA
- a CDS encoding FAD-dependent oxidoreductase, translating into MNRRNFIERLSISSGAALTAPLLTFPATAHSLVGQSFWRVGQAERKVDLVIAGGGLGGCAAALAALRNKLTVVLTEETDWIGGQLTQQGVPPDEHQWIETHGATKLYRDFRNAIRNYYRQNYPLTESAKTRPNLNPGDGVVSKLCHEPRVALAVLQQMLAPYISAGQLTVLIEHKITGADVSGDKVRALKAVSQQTGNEVILSASYFVDATELGDLLPLTGTEFVTGAESRQETRELHAPEKADPDNCQAFTMCFAMDYIPGTNHVIDKPKEYDFWRNYTPKVTPVWSGKLLDLAYSNPKTLEPKKLGFHPEGVSTGDSLNLWNYRRIISKDNFKPGTYAGDISSVNWPQNDYSLGNLIGASEKDFKKHVERAKQLSLSLLYWLQTEAPRPDGGLGWTGLRLRGDMMGTEDGLAKYPYIRESRRIKAVFTVLEEHVGADNRALITGKKTDNTAAEFSDSVGVGYYHIDLHPSTGGNNYIDFGSLPFQIPLGALLPKRVENLLPANKNIGTTHITNGCYRLHPVEWSIGEAVGMLVAYSLDKKVIPRVVREKEQLLDGFQTMIRSQGIETQWPKP; encoded by the coding sequence ATGAATCGACGGAATTTTATTGAACGATTATCGATCAGCAGTGGCGCTGCTTTAACGGCGCCACTGCTGACATTTCCTGCAACTGCCCATAGCCTTGTCGGGCAATCCTTTTGGCGAGTCGGCCAGGCCGAACGCAAGGTCGATCTGGTCATAGCCGGTGGCGGGTTGGGTGGTTGCGCTGCGGCTCTGGCTGCCTTACGGAATAAACTGACAGTGGTTTTAACCGAAGAAACCGACTGGATTGGCGGCCAATTGACCCAGCAGGGCGTTCCGCCTGATGAACATCAGTGGATTGAAACGCATGGAGCAACGAAGCTTTACCGTGATTTTCGGAACGCCATCCGAAACTACTATCGCCAGAATTATCCATTGACGGAGTCGGCCAAAACACGCCCGAATCTGAATCCCGGCGATGGGGTTGTGTCGAAACTCTGCCATGAACCACGGGTGGCACTGGCGGTTCTGCAACAGATGCTGGCGCCCTACATCAGCGCGGGTCAGCTAACCGTGCTGATCGAACACAAAATTACGGGTGCCGATGTTAGTGGCGATAAAGTCCGTGCCCTCAAAGCCGTTAGCCAGCAGACAGGCAACGAAGTTATCCTGTCGGCCTCTTATTTTGTCGATGCTACCGAACTGGGTGATCTGTTGCCGCTGACCGGCACCGAATTCGTGACTGGAGCTGAATCGCGCCAGGAAACGCGGGAGCTACACGCCCCCGAAAAGGCCGATCCGGACAACTGTCAGGCATTTACGATGTGCTTTGCGATGGATTATATTCCGGGTACTAACCACGTCATCGATAAGCCCAAAGAGTACGATTTCTGGCGCAACTATACCCCTAAGGTTACACCCGTTTGGTCTGGTAAACTGCTGGATCTGGCCTATTCGAATCCTAAAACGCTGGAACCGAAAAAGCTGGGTTTTCATCCCGAAGGAGTCAGCACTGGCGATAGCCTCAACCTGTGGAATTACCGCCGGATTATCAGCAAAGACAACTTCAAACCCGGTACGTATGCGGGCGACATTTCGAGCGTAAACTGGCCACAGAACGATTACTCGCTCGGTAACCTGATCGGGGCCAGCGAAAAGGATTTTAAGAAACACGTTGAGCGGGCCAAGCAGTTGAGCTTATCGCTGCTCTATTGGCTTCAGACCGAAGCCCCACGCCCCGATGGCGGGCTGGGATGGACCGGCCTTCGCCTGCGTGGTGATATGATGGGCACTGAAGATGGTCTGGCCAAATACCCGTACATCCGGGAATCAAGGCGCATCAAAGCGGTATTTACCGTCCTGGAAGAGCATGTCGGTGCCGATAACCGGGCATTGATAACGGGAAAGAAGACCGACAATACTGCTGCCGAATTTTCCGACAGCGTAGGCGTGGGCTATTACCATATTGATTTACACCCCAGTACGGGCGGCAATAACTACATTGATTTTGGTTCCCTGCCCTTCCAGATCCCATTGGGGGCTTTATTGCCAAAACGGGTCGAAAACCTGCTGCCTGCCAATAAAAACATCGGTACAACACACATTACCAATGGCTGTTATCGACTGCATCCGGTGGAGTGGAGCATCGGGGAGGCTGTAGGGATGCTGGTTGCGTATTCGCTTGATAAGAAAGTAATTCCGCGCGTCGTGCGGGAGAAAGAACAGTTGCTCGATGGATTTCAGACGATGATTCGCTCGCAGGGAATTGAAACCCAATGGCCTAAACCGTAA
- a CDS encoding RagB/SusD family nutrient uptake outer membrane protein, producing MKKRLLYITSLCLSMTLFSGCKDYLEQVPLDAPATGQFFNNQTEMNVALNGIYKSAYWNTGNTPYQSIMDGWTDIALLRAVDLGEGNFDVFNAHPKAIWTFAYTTIQQANTMLEGMEVGKNNVPAATYNRLQAEARVLRAYAYFYLVFLFGDVPLITKPLLPTEFYSQTRTPKADVIKFMYSELDAAAAVLAWAPADPGRMSKAVALGYKARTALFNKEYQVAADAAKQIIDGAGLNLNPNFGELFTRTGQTANTGKEIMYQILHSEADANSITYLPLGSISRAAGGQSGRFPQQRLVDMFEAKDGKRIDESSVYDPAKPSRNRDLRLKYTVAIPGDTISMNLKTLVYDIYKNTTSFRNASGAWSTSTNADFDNAFGPAKSGVGLLHAKYTLTAEDAFTARVGFIMMRYAEILLMYAEARIELNQLDDSVINAMNLVRKRAGQPIVEVAIQKDQNKLRQLIRRERVAELAMEGFRWFDIRRWGIADIAMPQPVMGAAKDPAKVPAAPTFKTSAAHDLNSIPVYTGSESLRYVRENRFWYPKLTLLPVPQSERDINPLLTQNSGW from the coding sequence ATGAAAAAAAGACTTCTCTACATAACAAGTTTGTGCCTGTCGATGACCTTGTTTTCGGGCTGCAAAGATTACCTCGAACAGGTCCCGCTGGATGCTCCGGCTACGGGTCAGTTTTTTAATAACCAGACCGAAATGAATGTTGCCCTGAACGGCATTTACAAATCGGCTTACTGGAATACCGGCAATACACCCTATCAGTCGATTATGGACGGCTGGACAGATATTGCCCTATTGCGGGCGGTTGATTTGGGGGAAGGCAATTTCGACGTGTTCAACGCACATCCAAAAGCCATCTGGACCTTTGCCTACACCACCATTCAGCAGGCGAATACGATGCTCGAAGGCATGGAAGTTGGCAAAAATAATGTGCCAGCCGCTACCTATAACCGGCTTCAGGCCGAAGCGCGGGTGTTGCGTGCCTATGCGTATTTTTATCTGGTATTTCTGTTTGGTGATGTGCCCCTGATCACCAAACCTTTACTGCCAACGGAGTTTTATTCACAAACCCGTACGCCTAAGGCGGATGTTATCAAGTTTATGTACAGTGAATTAGATGCTGCCGCAGCCGTTCTGGCCTGGGCTCCTGCCGATCCGGGGCGGATGAGCAAGGCCGTTGCGCTGGGCTATAAAGCACGTACGGCGCTCTTCAACAAAGAGTATCAGGTTGCCGCCGATGCGGCCAAACAGATCATCGACGGGGCCGGGCTGAATCTGAATCCAAACTTTGGTGAGTTGTTCACGCGGACGGGGCAAACGGCCAATACCGGGAAAGAGATCATGTACCAGATTCTTCATTCGGAAGCCGATGCAAATTCGATTACATACCTTCCACTGGGCAGTATTTCGCGGGCGGCTGGTGGCCAGTCCGGGCGGTTTCCGCAGCAACGACTGGTCGATATGTTCGAAGCGAAAGATGGAAAACGTATCGATGAGTCGTCGGTATATGATCCGGCCAAACCCAGCCGGAATCGTGATCTTCGGTTAAAGTATACGGTAGCGATTCCGGGCGATACGATCTCGATGAACCTGAAAACACTGGTATACGACATTTACAAGAACACGACCTCGTTCAGAAATGCGAGTGGTGCCTGGTCAACCAGTACTAACGCTGATTTCGACAATGCCTTTGGACCGGCTAAAAGTGGCGTCGGCTTACTGCATGCCAAATACACGTTGACGGCCGAAGATGCGTTTACGGCGCGGGTTGGATTCATCATGATGCGCTACGCCGAGATCCTGCTGATGTATGCCGAAGCCAGAATTGAGCTCAACCAGCTCGACGATTCGGTGATCAATGCCATGAATCTGGTTCGAAAACGTGCCGGTCAACCAATCGTAGAGGTGGCCATTCAGAAAGATCAGAATAAACTCCGTCAGTTGATTCGTCGTGAGCGCGTTGCCGAGCTGGCGATGGAGGGCTTCCGCTGGTTCGATATTCGCCGGTGGGGAATCGCTGATATTGCGATGCCGCAGCCGGTGATGGGTGCTGCCAAAGATCCGGCTAAAGTACCTGCGGCCCCGACCTTTAAAACGAGTGCTGCCCACGATCTCAACAGTATTCCCGTTTACACAGGAAGTGAAAGCCTTCGCTACGTGCGCGAAAACCGATTCTGGTATCCAAAACTTACCTTGCTGCCCGTTCCACAATCTGAACGTGACATTAACCCACTGCTGACGCAAAATTCTGGTTGGTAG
- a CDS encoding SusC/RagA family TonB-linked outer membrane protein, with the protein MQHLFTQRWRISWLLALLITLCQHANVFAQSQVLRGKVTDANGAVLPGVTVVVKNTTLGTTTDADGRYTLRVNEQSGTLVFSFMGTVGKEVPFNGAGEYDAALAEDTKMLNEVVVVGYGTQKKVNLTGSVAVIESKSLTNRQVGSTSLALQGAAPGVTITQQSGVPGGDAGTIRIRGVGSINAGQNPLILVDNVEMSLDAIDPNNIASISILKDAAAAAVYGSRAANGVVLVTTKRGAKGVNVSYNAYGLKQEPTDLPQKVNGLEHMKFWDVAQANSGLPAAFTQQIAAYEKKGPDNLTLFNTDWRKLVLTNNGLMQNHNLNVSVGGERVKLFASGSFLDQNGLTANTNYKRMDLRFNTDVAITNKLSASMDLVLNKSNRLWPGQNTPQYIIREMLGFPAITPGQYNTGQWGEGWSNANPAAQAQDGGFNRNLTDSQIIKGSLTYTLISGLELLATYSANYYTSRNRQFMDQYDIYNADVANNTLVFARPWPALNSLSDNYSQNYQNLFRAQATYNKSFGKHGFTLLGGFSTEDFRTSFVNTFRQNLLSPDRPYLNSGDQLGQSMSGGESRYSMVSAYGRLNYNYDEKYLLEVNGRWDASSRFRESNWWQLFPSVSAGWRLSQEKFWAGINKVVNEAKIRASYGSLGNQNLIRNGVADYYPTYSLFNSGSAYNYYFNNTVNPGYALTTAANPNIRWETSKILDIGGDFSLLRNRLNITADFFQRDIVDMLQLVPVPAYVGLTAPFVNSGSMRNQGWELGIGWRDKIRDFSYQVQVNASDVKNTLLNNGGKQIINGATIQQEGYALDSYYGYIADGLFQSAEEVKNAPFQYGNSAAGDIRYRDISGPNGVPDNKIDSYDRAILGNYFPRYEYSVNLSAQYKGFDFTAFFQGVGKKDNYLSGTAAQPFYSANFQGTMFEYQKDYWSPENTGAAYPRLTVNSIPNNYVTSSFWVRSAAYLRLKNVVLGYTLPTALTTKAKIKSARVYVSGQNLVTWTKFFPGFDPEQRDTGGEFYPIMRTYTVGLNINF; encoded by the coding sequence ATGCAACACTTATTTACGCAGAGATGGCGTATAAGCTGGCTATTGGCTTTGCTGATCACGCTGTGCCAACACGCCAATGTTTTTGCCCAGAGCCAGGTGCTTCGGGGGAAAGTTACCGATGCGAACGGTGCCGTTCTGCCGGGGGTGACTGTGGTTGTCAAAAACACGACGTTGGGTACCACAACGGACGCGGATGGGCGCTATACATTACGGGTGAATGAGCAAAGTGGTACGCTTGTGTTTTCGTTCATGGGGACAGTGGGCAAAGAGGTTCCGTTCAATGGAGCCGGAGAGTATGATGCTGCGCTGGCCGAAGACACCAAAATGCTGAATGAAGTAGTTGTGGTCGGTTATGGAACACAGAAGAAAGTGAACCTCACCGGTTCTGTGGCCGTGATCGAAAGTAAATCGCTCACAAATCGGCAGGTAGGTTCGACATCGCTGGCGTTGCAGGGAGCCGCGCCGGGAGTTACTATCACCCAGCAATCGGGTGTGCCGGGCGGTGATGCAGGAACGATTCGTATCCGCGGAGTCGGTTCGATCAACGCTGGCCAGAACCCGTTGATTCTGGTCGATAACGTCGAGATGAGTCTGGATGCTATCGATCCCAATAACATTGCCAGCATTTCGATTCTGAAAGATGCCGCTGCCGCTGCAGTCTATGGTTCGCGGGCCGCCAATGGCGTTGTACTGGTTACGACCAAGCGGGGCGCAAAAGGTGTCAATGTCAGTTATAACGCCTACGGCCTGAAGCAGGAACCAACCGATCTGCCCCAAAAAGTAAATGGGTTGGAGCACATGAAATTCTGGGATGTGGCTCAGGCCAATAGTGGCCTTCCGGCCGCGTTTACCCAGCAAATTGCGGCTTATGAGAAAAAGGGCCCGGATAATCTGACGCTGTTCAACACCGATTGGCGGAAGCTGGTATTGACCAATAATGGTCTGATGCAGAACCATAACCTCAATGTATCGGTTGGTGGTGAGCGTGTTAAATTGTTCGCATCGGGCAGCTTTCTGGATCAGAATGGGTTGACAGCCAACACGAACTACAAACGGATGGATCTGCGGTTCAATACCGACGTGGCAATCACCAATAAGCTGTCGGCCTCGATGGATCTGGTCCTGAATAAATCGAACCGCCTGTGGCCGGGACAGAATACTCCTCAGTACATTATTCGCGAAATGCTGGGTTTTCCGGCCATTACGCCCGGTCAATATAATACCGGCCAGTGGGGAGAGGGCTGGTCGAACGCAAACCCGGCAGCTCAGGCGCAGGATGGTGGTTTTAACCGGAATCTGACCGATTCGCAGATCATCAAAGGATCGCTGACCTATACGCTGATTTCGGGCCTGGAGTTACTCGCAACGTATAGCGCCAACTACTACACATCGCGCAATCGGCAGTTCATGGACCAGTACGACATCTATAACGCCGATGTGGCCAACAATACGCTTGTTTTTGCACGGCCCTGGCCCGCTCTGAATTCGCTGAGTGACAATTATTCCCAGAACTACCAGAATCTGTTCCGGGCGCAGGCTACCTATAACAAATCGTTTGGTAAACACGGCTTCACGCTATTGGGCGGCTTCAGTACCGAAGATTTTCGGACGAGTTTTGTGAATACATTCCGCCAGAATCTGCTCTCGCCCGACCGACCCTACCTGAACAGTGGCGATCAACTGGGGCAAAGCATGAGCGGTGGTGAAAGCCGTTACTCGATGGTGTCGGCCTATGGTCGGTTGAACTATAATTACGACGAAAAATACCTGCTGGAAGTGAATGGTCGCTGGGATGCGTCGTCGCGGTTCAGGGAGAGCAACTGGTGGCAACTGTTCCCGTCCGTGTCGGCAGGCTGGCGACTTTCGCAGGAAAAATTCTGGGCGGGGATCAATAAAGTGGTCAACGAAGCAAAAATTCGGGCTTCGTATGGTTCGCTGGGAAACCAGAACCTGATCCGGAACGGTGTCGCCGACTATTACCCAACCTATTCACTGTTTAACTCGGGTTCGGCCTACAATTACTATTTCAACAACACCGTCAATCCGGGCTACGCCCTGACAACGGCGGCTAACCCCAACATACGCTGGGAAACCTCGAAAATTCTGGACATCGGTGGCGACTTCAGTTTGCTACGCAATCGCCTGAACATAACCGCCGATTTCTTCCAGCGCGACATTGTCGACATGCTCCAGCTGGTGCCGGTTCCGGCCTATGTTGGCCTTACAGCCCCTTTTGTCAATTCCGGTTCGATGCGCAATCAAGGCTGGGAACTGGGGATTGGCTGGCGTGACAAAATCCGCGATTTCAGCTATCAGGTGCAGGTAAATGCATCGGATGTAAAGAATACGCTGCTCAATAACGGCGGAAAACAGATTATCAACGGAGCTACGATTCAGCAGGAAGGTTACGCCCTGGATTCGTATTACGGCTACATCGCCGATGGGCTGTTTCAGAGCGCGGAAGAAGTGAAGAATGCACCCTTCCAATACGGAAACTCGGCTGCGGGCGATATTCGGTACCGCGACATCAGTGGGCCTAACGGTGTTCCGGATAACAAAATCGACAGCTACGACCGGGCCATTCTGGGCAATTATTTCCCTCGTTACGAATATAGTGTGAACCTGTCGGCACAATACAAAGGCTTCGATTTCACGGCTTTTTTTCAGGGCGTTGGCAAGAAAGATAATTACCTGTCGGGCACGGCGGCACAACCCTTCTACTCGGCAAACTTTCAGGGAACCATGTTTGAGTACCAGAAAGACTACTGGTCGCCGGAAAATACCGGAGCCGCTTACCCCCGCCTTACGGTCAACAGCATTCCGAATAATTACGTGACGTCGTCCTTCTGGGTGCGTTCGGCTGCTTATCTGCGCCTGAAAAACGTCGTTCTGGGCTATACGCTGCCAACCGCTTTGACCACGAAAGCGAAAATCAAGTCGGCACGGGTCTATGTGAGTGGCCAGAATCTGGTTACCTGGACGAAATTCTTCCCCGGTTTCGATCCGGAGCAACGTGATACGGGCGGTGAGTTTTACCCCATCATGCGAACCTATACCGTTGGTCTGAACATCAATTTCTAA
- a CDS encoding DUF4127 family protein produces the protein MTRFLTFLVFVAGLSLSAFAGKEPAYNARILLIPLDDRPPCLQFTQRMGLIGDAQVVTPPLELLGRFTTPGQSDKIISWLQEQDLKSFDAAIIALDMLAYGGLVGSRVHDVPFEVAIKRLDIVATMRKRAPGLKIYGQSVVMRLAPTADRKNGAYREKLAQWAEISVATDPAAKAETAKLEQEIPAEGLADYKQARSRNLRVNQQAIDLVRRGVIDYLLLTQDDAKPKGVHIADRETLITETRRLKLTDKIAVQPGADEVSMLLLARALNKHATYSPKVKAVYSSEKLGNTVMPFEDRPLRQTVSYHIKATGSQEVNDERDADVLYYVFASRFEPGRADSFADEIDAKIKQNKRVIVADIDPKGDVQGGDTPFTMALEKRHLLPELSGYASWNTAGNTIGTALPQGVIFTLGEAKLMKQSSVANRIWTAQSWFLIHRVLDDYYFHNLIRAKANQFAKQVGRSSTLMSDETTSQVEAYCLKLLQQSFDELVTNYEQKRPGSLQQAVRCTKPTALRFDLPWNRTFEAMIDFTISCHSVPEN, from the coding sequence ATGACTCGTTTCCTAACCTTTCTTGTGTTCGTTGCTGGCTTAAGTCTTTCGGCTTTTGCTGGCAAAGAGCCTGCCTACAACGCCCGGATTCTGCTGATTCCGCTCGATGACCGCCCGCCCTGCTTACAGTTTACGCAGCGAATGGGCCTCATTGGCGACGCACAGGTCGTTACACCACCTTTGGAGCTACTCGGCCGATTTACGACACCCGGCCAGTCCGACAAAATCATTTCCTGGTTACAGGAACAGGATCTGAAGTCGTTCGATGCCGCCATTATCGCGCTCGATATGCTGGCCTATGGTGGGTTGGTTGGTTCGCGGGTGCATGACGTGCCCTTCGAGGTAGCCATCAAGCGGCTCGACATTGTAGCAACTATGCGTAAGCGGGCACCTGGTTTGAAAATTTACGGGCAGAGTGTCGTGATGCGCCTTGCTCCGACGGCTGACCGCAAGAATGGTGCGTACCGCGAAAAGCTGGCTCAGTGGGCCGAAATTTCGGTGGCTACCGATCCGGCAGCGAAGGCCGAAACTGCAAAACTGGAGCAGGAAATCCCGGCTGAAGGATTAGCAGACTACAAACAGGCTCGCTCCCGCAATCTGCGTGTGAATCAACAGGCCATTGACCTGGTTCGGCGGGGAGTTATCGATTACCTGTTGTTGACACAGGACGACGCCAAGCCGAAGGGCGTTCATATTGCCGACCGGGAAACGCTGATCACAGAAACCCGACGGCTAAAACTGACCGACAAAATTGCCGTACAACCCGGCGCCGACGAAGTGTCGATGCTGTTGCTGGCGCGTGCACTCAATAAACATGCAACCTATTCGCCGAAGGTGAAAGCTGTTTACTCCTCAGAAAAGCTCGGTAACACGGTAATGCCTTTCGAAGACCGGCCTTTGCGTCAGACGGTTAGCTATCATATCAAAGCTACCGGTTCGCAGGAGGTAAATGATGAGCGCGATGCCGATGTCCTGTATTACGTCTTTGCCTCGCGGTTTGAACCCGGTCGGGCCGATAGCTTTGCGGATGAAATAGACGCGAAAATCAAACAAAACAAACGCGTCATCGTCGCCGATATCGATCCGAAAGGCGATGTACAGGGAGGAGATACCCCCTTTACAATGGCGCTGGAAAAACGGCATTTACTGCCTGAATTAAGCGGGTATGCGTCCTGGAATACGGCGGGCAACACGATCGGAACGGCCTTGCCGCAGGGAGTGATTTTCACGCTGGGTGAAGCAAAACTAATGAAACAATCCAGCGTAGCCAATCGCATCTGGACGGCCCAGAGCTGGTTTCTGATTCACCGGGTGCTCGATGATTATTATTTCCACAACCTGATCCGGGCGAAGGCCAACCAGTTTGCCAAACAGGTCGGGCGAAGTTCAACGCTCATGAGCGATGAGACAACCAGTCAGGTTGAAGCGTACTGCCTGAAACTTCTTCAGCAATCATTCGATGAGCTGGTTACCAATTACGAACAGAAGCGACCCGGAAGCTTACAGCAAGCCGTTCGCTGTACCAAACCCACGGCATTACGGTTTGACCTGCCCTGGAACCGCACCTTCGAAGCCATGATCGATTTTACGATAAGCTGTCACTCTGTTCCCGAAAACTAA